The sequence below is a genomic window from Hyperolius riggenbachi isolate aHypRig1 chromosome 7, aHypRig1.pri, whole genome shotgun sequence.
atcaaatttcaacagcacaaAAAAAAGGTAGTCGGTGACGATGATGGGCTATTCCTGGATAACTCAGCCAAACAAAGATATGAAACAAGCTACGTCCTAATTTCACTTCAACATTTTCTTCTAAAATTCTTATTGAGAAAAATAGTTCTTTAATACTCTGCGAACATCTCAAAAGAAACTTTTTGGGAGAACCTATCAGAAAGCAGAAGATGACCATCCGTGTCCTTTTTGGTCTCCTGAATTGGCCATTACAAAAAAGAATACCAGGAGCAGCTTCAAGTTTAGGGTTTTCTTCGATTTACAGAGCGTGTATCGATAAGAAAACTCTTCTGGAGGAAAAGACTAAAGTCAAGAAATTTCAAAAACTTAAAAGCATAAAAAGTCTAAGTTCAAATATCCATTCCTTATTAGTTTGTGGGCTTCgtgtgctttgtgagtatataaagTAGCTAAAGGTTCTCATTCCTTTGTGGTAGGCTGAAATGTTCAATAATAAGTGTTTGAAATACTTGTGATTTTGGTATCGAAAGATCGGCAGGACAGAACTAACAAACTCTTGACGCTGCGGTTTTAATAGGTAAATGTAGGAAGCAGGAGAGCCTAATCACAAAGGAACAGAGGTGGCAGTTGTAGAAGCCAAGTGGACTCTCCTGTTCTTCTGTAGGTCAGTGTCAGATGTAAGCCGGAGGGGCCGGGTGTGTACAGAAACACCAACCATTGCGTCATTAGCTGGAAGTCCTGCGTTCCTTGAGAATGCTGTAGACGTCGTCCACTTTGCTCATCTTTTCAAAGAATGGTAGAAGGTCTAGGAGCTCGGTGTCGGACATGTCATCAAACCAAGATATCACTGGCACCTGCAAAGAGAAGTAGAGCATGGTGTAAGACATAAGGAAAAATGTTTGAAGAACAAATTTTCAACATTATGGCAATCCGAGTCCATCAAACTGGCCCCATTTAAGGTATACCACAGGCTCCATTTACAAGGgaaatttaaaggagaactgtactgggaggtatatggaggctgccatatttatttccttttaagcaataccagttgcctgcctgccctgctgaacctctgcctctaatacttttagccctagatccTGAACAAGGCAAAGCAAACGAGGCACAACTCTCTCCTTTCTACTCAGCACCAGAGGGGAGCTTCAAGGCAACTctaaaatgtattatttaaaatcTCAGTAACATTTTCAAATAATTTTATAAAATACAAGAAAGTCCAACAAACACTAAAATGTGATGATGGCGGACAACCCTTCTTACCGCATTGTCCGGGTGGAAGATATAGGAAGCTGGAGAATTGTCTATGATGATCAGCTTATTGAGGTCCCTCCCCAGTCGGCTCAGGTCCTTGACGTAATTCCCCCGGTGGAAGGCACAAGATTCCCGGAAAAGGCGTGCCCGGAACGCTCCCCATTTGTCCAGCAGGTCCGCCACAGGGTCAGCGTACTGCGGAGGCAAAATCGTCAAAATGAATACAAAACTCGGTCAATgaaagtaaacaaacattctttaGTCCACTTATGTGAGAAGTTATTCATCATCTCATCTACTCCTGACCACACAACAACTTCTCTCCCGTTTGGGAAAGTTTTCATCTAGGTTTTCCAAAAATTTTTAACAACCGCTCCACAAAGTTGGCCCATCTGAGTTGAGACCACCCCCACAAAGTACACCTCACCTTGGCCAAGCTGGCAGTGAAGAGGACGCACTCAAACATTTCTCCCATCCGTCTCAAGAACTCGTCCACATGGGGCCTCTTTAATACGTAGACCTGCGGGAGGTGAGGTGGAAAATCGGTTACAAAACCAGAGACAAAACAAAGGACTTCTGTACAAAGATCTGAACACTGAAGGGAGCTTCAACTAGTCATTAGGGATGAGCGAGAACATCTTGCTTTGTGTGAGAGGTGAGAACGAGATCTGAGGGCGTTAACTCAACTGGCCACCGCCAGCAGTATTCCAATGCGGTCTACGGTGCGTTCCATCTGCTTACACATCACATTCAGAGTCGAAACAGTCTGAATATTTTTTAAACTACTCCAAGCCATCCTTTTTACCATATATGATCCTCATGGAGAATTGATTGACCTGACATTTTGATAcaccagtttaaccacttcagcccacaggccaTTTTGCCCTTTccaccaagagccattttcacctgtcagcaaccctcctattcatttggccataacttttatCATTGCTTCTCACacctaaataatctatatcttgtttgtttttttagctacaaattaggctttttgtggccaGTACTTGTTTCCAGTAATTActctattttgtatgcattttataaggaaaaacaagaaaaaaaaatctccaattCCACTTCCTATAGttgtaaaataagcaatgcttaaataaaacccactcattttatttgcccatcagttccggctagcacaacatttaaatgatttccctagtaaaatgtatggcaacaatgtattattttgaaataaaggtgtttttctttcttctgatttttttttttttttttttttgcacgcagtgaataattacaagcctttatttactaaaataacagtaatataccctcatgacctaaatataacaaaaaaaaaagctgagtccctaaggcaactatttatggttttttttccgGTTCTTTCCAGGCACTGAGATTGGCTTGGGGAACacttgttccccttcaccaatcatGCCATGTAAACGCTGCTGGGAACGAACAGTAACACGGGTTAGACTTGAGGAGCTTCTATCTGGACGACTATAGTCATAAGTACTAtatgtgacttaaagagactctgtaacaaaatgttcagccttatttcttctatcctataagttcctatacctgttctaatgtggtctgtcttactgcagcctttcctagttgcacagtggctgtattatctctgttatataatctaatcttctttcctctgacggctttgtcgggctcaggcacccaGGCAGGAATGtgatggtctgcttgtgataggatagaagctatacacaccctctccacgcccctgcaggctctgtatgagtcacagagtgagctcctctcagcctgtcacatgccatgtcttgtttgtaaaccctgcctaaaactggcaattacaagccgggattgcagcaggaagtggcagaaacagcacagaagggcccaggagaacataatgaatagaatggtatgctttttattgtaagaattctagagtacagattctctttaagtggttaagctattaTGGTATACTAGTACTAAGcccgcccgtttaaaaacaggtacTAGGGCTCAGCCGCTACGCCCTTCACACCACAACCATCTCTCGCAACGTCTATACGATCAGCGTGCATATGGCCATGATGCGCATGCCCATGATGTGTATGCGCGCACACGCCTGTTCCCTTGCTCCTGTCCTCTTGTACTGTCCAACATGAGCCCGCGTGCCACGCATGTGCGCTGGGAAAAAAAGGCACGGACACAGGGTCAGATgaagatgcagggacacaggtttTATTTTATAGGATGGGATTTCTATGAAGTTCAATTTATGATCAAAAATTTCCTAAaccttttgtatttttttgtataaTAAAGATGAAATTACCTTTTGGACTGCGTTTGCGCTCACTTTTTCATTTTCTTGACAAATCATGATCGCAGCGATTTAACCGTGATTTTAATGCaggtcaatgggagcgttttttcaAAACCGCAAATGCAGCGCTGTTAGATCGGAAAGTGCTCTGAAGTGTGGTTcatccctaatgctaggtacacacaatgcaattttctgacagatttcctgtcagatcaattatttccaacatgtccacttcgatttccgatcgattgttcatagaagtgaacggaaaaatgACCAAAAAGTCAATCGGAAattgaccctaaaatcaggaaacaatcatgctgccaggaagccagcagcagcccctgctctcacgcACCTCcccgggctccagcgctgcaattttacctccatccaccgggtgacgctgtaactctgtagtgagatcaatgatggcgatctcaccagagtgattcagagcctccgaatacaggaaggagaatggctaccgacGTATGGATCctgcgggaggtgagtaaaaatgcccAGCGCTGCCCGCTATACTCTGCATAAAGCTCCCAGCggctagcccgagctcagctccacattaccgccagggaggttaaaggacacctgaactgggcaggatatggaggctgactcaTAGATTTTCTTTTagataatgcaaattgcctggcggtcctgatgatcctctgcttctaatacctttagccatggaccctaaacaagcatacaagTTTAACAGGCGTAACAGCATGCTGttttcaggtgcgtgattcagacactactgaagccagaagatcagtaggactgccaggaaactggtattgattaaaaggaaataaatatgccagcctccaaatccctctcacttcaacaacaacaacaaataacatttgtaaagcgcttttctcccgtaggactcaaagcgcataagcatacctccgaccattgtggtacagaggaggaattttataagtccggaaatgccaggctaaacaggtggcttttcagtctggaatggatttgaatagctccagggatggtgctgtctttactgggtgtggtagggagttccaaagagtaggggcagcatgacagaaggctctgcctccagattttttgaggtgcactctgggagtgaccaagtttatagagcttgctgatctgaggttgtgagaggtgtggtgcagcttcagcaagtccttcatgtatccagggaccAGAttgtacttcaggtgtcctttaagaccaCAAACACGTTTAAATCTTGGTTGACATCCCTCCTCCCTTTTTtcacactgaattttttttttttatttttttttatttttttatcctttTCTGTATAAAACAAATGTAAATAGAAAACTAGGTCGAACAAAATAAGCCATACCATATCCTTTTATGGTACCATAAGAACTGAAAATGGTTACAGTGGTGCAATAAGAGCTCCTTAAACAATATATAACAGGATACAAACTTTAGGGACTTGTTCGGAGAGGCGGACACCAGACTGCGTCTTGTAGGAGGATCTCGATGAGTGTGGACTGCTCAGGACGCAAGTAATCAAGAATAGGCTGAGAGCAGCAGAAACAGCCTATCCTGGATTACTTGAATCCCGAACCAGCCCAGAGGAGGAGCTTCTACACGGAATCCCAGGATGATCAACAAGCGCTGACTTATAGAGACACTACCCTCAAAATAATGGAAATAACATTTCACAAATAGTGTATTGTTGCTTTTCTGCAGGTCTAACTctgtattaaccctttagcagccaatttatttagaggcttccaagtgctccaggccaattttattttagcacatttattacatttccttgctctaattagcactgctgtaatgtgtattaatggccacttgtcactagggggcagtgtgaggcaataacagaggacttctgctttcagttcctatattttctgctagtagagagagataaaagcattctaagaatttacagcacaatgagttctgccggctgaggtcacttatctcaaacgagatgctAATGGGTTAATAACAAAACCTTTACCTATGGGTATTTTTGAACCTAAAGaccctaaagcaaacctgtgtgaAGAAAtgatcagcttaaagagaaccagagacaaagcaccctcatgtattttaccatatagatcaatgggaacatgacagtaaacacctaccctgctctctgtttcattcttctttgctaaatctgcctgttatcagccctgatgagaatccccgactgagcattcagtctggcttttcccggaatgattatagctgagtcagtcttctgtggtgtcttttcaagcccaagcctgccccttgtggctctgctttcctgctatttatcctcgaagcagcaaagcagagtcACAAGGGGGCAGggttgggcttgaaaatacatcacgGAAGACTGACTCAGTTATAATCATtctgggcaaagctagactgagtgctcagtcggggattcatatcagagctgataacaggcagattaagcagagaagaatgaaacagagagcagggtaggtgtttactgtcatgttcccattgatatatatatggtaaaatacatgagggtgcttttgtctctggttccctttaaagagactcggaAGCCTCCGAAAATTACCCTTTATTTTAGCCACTCCTGTTAAGCATTAATGGGTTAGCTGAACCGctgctatcccgtggcaaaaTGAGGCTTTATTCACCCCCCAAATACCGGGGTGAAAATCCATGTCTTTCCtgttcgtggattttgctgcccggggaggcagagctttgagccgcagctctgactccatgcgcgtcaatctcccgtggatctccgcctcccccccgcccctctcagtgaaagagaactgagaggggtgggagaaGGTGGAGATCCGAGGGAGactgacgcgaatggaggcagagctgcggctcaaagctctgcctccaacaggaaggagccccgcaatttGGGGTGATTAAAGccttgttttgccgcgggatagcggcgtttcagcTAAGCCATtaatgcttaaaggggcactacaacaaaaaactgtaaaatttaaaatatgtgcaaacctatacaaataagaaggatgtttttttccagagtaaaatgagccataatttacttttctcctatgttgctgtcacttacagtaggtagtagaaatctgacagaagcgacaggttatggactagtccatctatttataggggattctcagggatatatttattttcaaaagcacttagtgaatgacagttgctctgtccaactgccaaaaaaactgtgtagtgagcagggaggctggccagcatcattgtttaaatcctttttagggaatatctttataaagaataaaagacttgctgagaatcccctatgaagagatggaatagTCTATAGtctatattttacagtttttcgctgtagtgcccctttaacaggaCTGGCTAAAAAAAGGGTCATTTTCGGAGGCTTCAGTCTATCTTTAAAGGGGGCCACAAATATTACAAttgttatatttattttcaattcaagaattagaGTCAATTTTCTCTGACTGATTGCAACATTTGAAAAAAACTAACCAATGTATCGTTGATAGGATGACTGTGGCGCTTGATCCCTCCTATAATTGTAGGCTGCAGAGAGATCTATAAGGTTTGCTCAAACCTCATCGAttataaaacaggaaaaaatgatctaTCTGCGCCTTACTGACAAAATTCCTCAGTTTCCAAAATTATaaaggtttttattatttatattccaATAAAAACAGTCAAATTTATTTGGACATATGTCTCCCAGACTGATTTTCAGAGATCAGCTGACCTCACCACACTCCAGACTTCCATACACACTGCCACACTCACAGCCTCGGGTGGTAAACACCCCCGTACCGAAAAGCCAGCCTAAGCCGCCCGTGATCAATCAGGGGATCCCCCACCTCAGCTACAATTTATGACAGATTGCAGGCCTGCTCTTAATAGAATGTGGCGTGGATAACAGTCCGTTCCAGATCAAACGCTCTTAAAACGCTATATAAACGCTGCATAAAATCCCACAAAAAAGTCCAGCAAATCTTAGTTTCCAATGCTGCAAAAGGTTTCTTCATGCACTTATATATTAATTAATCAATGACCGTAGGTGAACAAGTTCATAGCAGTGATCTGCTCCGCTTAATGCGTGTTACTTAAGGACTCACGTCTCCCTTGATGGAAAAGGCTGGAGGGTTGTTTCAATCCCAGCTGATCCGGAGAGTCTTTGTATGAGAGTCTTTTAGCGTGGCTCTACGAGCTCTCTAGTCCTGGCCGGAGACACCTGGGAGCTCGGAGCCGCTTGATGGTTTGGCGGTGATACTTTCCGTGGTCGGGAAATTTCCGGGTGACGTCACCTCACTTGTCCGCCAATCAAGGCCCTGATTGGCGGACAAGTGAGGTGACGTCACCCGGAGATTTCCCGAC
It includes:
- the CTDSP1 gene encoding carboxy-terminal domain RNA polymerase II polypeptide A small phosphatase 1 isoform X2, coding for MRSGVHISTSSKKPRSRSIFHSLFCCLCQDNAEPLPVNNNAPLLVEENGSVPKVTKYLLPEAKPQDSGKICVVIDLDETLVHSSFKPVNNADFIIPVEIDGTVHQVYVLKRPHVDEFLRRMGEMFECVLFTASLAKYADPVADLLDKWGAFRARLFRESCAFHRGNYVKDLSRLGRDLNKLIIIDNSPASYIFHPDNAVPVISWFDDMSDTELLDLLPFFEKMSKVDDVYSILKERRTSS
- the CTDSP1 gene encoding carboxy-terminal domain RNA polymerase II polypeptide A small phosphatase 1 isoform X1, with amino-acid sequence MDNPSSIITQVSREDVSSPLQEKGVHISTSSKKPRSRSIFHSLFCCLCQDNAEPLPVNNNAPLLVEENGSVPKVTKYLLPEAKPQDSGKICVVIDLDETLVHSSFKPVNNADFIIPVEIDGTVHQVYVLKRPHVDEFLRRMGEMFECVLFTASLAKYADPVADLLDKWGAFRARLFRESCAFHRGNYVKDLSRLGRDLNKLIIIDNSPASYIFHPDNAVPVISWFDDMSDTELLDLLPFFEKMSKVDDVYSILKERRTSS